A stretch of Oryza brachyantha chromosome 4, ObraRS2, whole genome shotgun sequence DNA encodes these proteins:
- the LOC102710396 gene encoding protease Do-like 8, chloroplastic isoform X1, whose product MHSLACAAPAAYAPGRRIAGSRRFSVECAASAATHDGEGTAPRSLMEANGEMPSKPVLLASRRKLVALSAFCFCLHSSRYFPALALGDPPVEIDDVTPKIFPSGPLFPTEKRIAELFETNTYSVVNIFDATLRPQLNVTGVVEIPEGNGSGIVWDDSGHIVTNYHVVGNALSRKPKPGEIVARVNILAANGIQKNFEGKLVGADRAKDLAVLKVDAPTDLLKPINVGQSSALRVGQQCLAIGNPFGFDHTLTVGVISGLNRDIFSQAGVTIGGGIQTDAAINPGNSGGPLLDLKGRMIGINTAIFTQTGTSAGVGFAIPSSTVLKIAPQLIQFGKVRRPGLNVEFAPDPIAYQLNVRNGALILQVPGGSTAAKVGLIPTSRGFAGNIVLGDIIVAVDGKPIKGKSDLLRVLDDYGVGDKVSLTIQRGAETLEVALPLEEASI is encoded by the exons ATGCACAGCCTGgcctgcgccgcgccggccgcctaCGCCCCGGGAAGGCGCATCGCCGGCAGCCGGAGGTTCTCTGTCGAGTGcgcagcctccgccgccacccacgACGGCGAGGGAACGGCCCCGAG ATCACTGATGGAAGCAAACGGTGAAATGCCAAGTAAACCTGTACTGCTTGCGTCAAGGAGGAAGCTTGTTGCACTTTCagcattttgtttttgcttacATTCTTCAAGGTATTTCCCAG CGCTGGCTTTGGGTGATCCACCTGTTGAAATTGATGATGTAACTCCTAAGATTTTTCCATCCGGTCCATTATTTCCAACTGAG AAACGGATTGCAGAgctttttgaaacaaatactTACTCAGTTGTCAACATTTTTGATGCAACGCTGCGCCCTCAGCTTAATGTAACTGGTGTTGTCGAG ATTCCTGAAGGAAATGGCTCTGGCATAGTTTGGGATGATTCTGGGCACATTGTTACAAACTACCATG TGGTTGGGAACGCCCTTtcaagaaaaccaaaacctgGCGAAATTGTTGCACGTGTCAACATTCTTGCTGCCAATGG GATACAGAAAAATTTTGAAGGCAAATTGGTTGGTGCTGACCGTGCTAAAGATCTTGCTGTTCTTAAG GTGGATGCTCCCACAGATCTGTTGAAGCCGATTAATGTGGGGCAATCTTCAGCTTTAAGAGTTGGTCAGCAGTGTTTAGCAATTGGGAATCCGTTTGGCTTTGATCATACTCTAACTGTTGGTGTCATCAGTGGTTTAAATCGAGATATTTTTAGTCAAGCTGGAGTGACAATTGGAGGTGGAATTCAAACAGATGCAGCTATTAACCCTGGGAACAG CGGTGGTCCATTGCTAGATTTGAAAGGGCGTATGATTGGTATTAATACAGCAATTTTCACACAAACAG GAACATCTGCAGGTGTTGGTTTCGCCATCCCATCATCAACAGTTCTTAAAATAGCTCCTCAGTTAATTCAGTTTGGAAAA GTCCGACGCCCTGGCTTGAATGTGGAATTTGCTCCCGATCCAATCGCATATCAGCTTAATGTTCGTAATGGAGCTCTAATATTGCAG GTTCCTGGGGGCAGTACTGCAGCCAAAGTTGGTCTAATTCCTACCAGCAGGGGGTTTGCTGGTAACATTGTTCTTGGAGATATCATCGTTGCAGTAGATGGTAAACCT ATAAAAGGCAAGTCTGATCTATTGAGGGTTCTAGATGATTATGGCGTTGGAGACAAGGTGAGCTTGACAATCCAAAGAGGTGCTGAAACTCTTGAAGTAGCCTTGCCTTTAGAAGAGGCAAGCATCTGA
- the LOC102710396 gene encoding protease Do-like 8, chloroplastic isoform X2 codes for MMQVVLSFARVSLCGVFDIRSLMEANGEMPSKPVLLASRRKLVALSAFCFCLHSSRYFPALALGDPPVEIDDVTPKIFPSGPLFPTEKRIAELFETNTYSVVNIFDATLRPQLNVTGVVEIPEGNGSGIVWDDSGHIVTNYHVVGNALSRKPKPGEIVARVNILAANGIQKNFEGKLVGADRAKDLAVLKVDAPTDLLKPINVGQSSALRVGQQCLAIGNPFGFDHTLTVGVISGLNRDIFSQAGVTIGGGIQTDAAINPGNSGGPLLDLKGRMIGINTAIFTQTGTSAGVGFAIPSSTVLKIAPQLIQFGKVRRPGLNVEFAPDPIAYQLNVRNGALILQVPGGSTAAKVGLIPTSRGFAGNIVLGDIIVAVDGKPIKGKSDLLRVLDDYGVGDKVSLTIQRGAETLEVALPLEEASI; via the exons ATGATGCAAGTAGTATTGTCCTTTGCCCGAGTCTCACTCTGTGGGGTATTTGACATTAG ATCACTGATGGAAGCAAACGGTGAAATGCCAAGTAAACCTGTACTGCTTGCGTCAAGGAGGAAGCTTGTTGCACTTTCagcattttgtttttgcttacATTCTTCAAGGTATTTCCCAG CGCTGGCTTTGGGTGATCCACCTGTTGAAATTGATGATGTAACTCCTAAGATTTTTCCATCCGGTCCATTATTTCCAACTGAG AAACGGATTGCAGAgctttttgaaacaaatactTACTCAGTTGTCAACATTTTTGATGCAACGCTGCGCCCTCAGCTTAATGTAACTGGTGTTGTCGAG ATTCCTGAAGGAAATGGCTCTGGCATAGTTTGGGATGATTCTGGGCACATTGTTACAAACTACCATG TGGTTGGGAACGCCCTTtcaagaaaaccaaaacctgGCGAAATTGTTGCACGTGTCAACATTCTTGCTGCCAATGG GATACAGAAAAATTTTGAAGGCAAATTGGTTGGTGCTGACCGTGCTAAAGATCTTGCTGTTCTTAAG GTGGATGCTCCCACAGATCTGTTGAAGCCGATTAATGTGGGGCAATCTTCAGCTTTAAGAGTTGGTCAGCAGTGTTTAGCAATTGGGAATCCGTTTGGCTTTGATCATACTCTAACTGTTGGTGTCATCAGTGGTTTAAATCGAGATATTTTTAGTCAAGCTGGAGTGACAATTGGAGGTGGAATTCAAACAGATGCAGCTATTAACCCTGGGAACAG CGGTGGTCCATTGCTAGATTTGAAAGGGCGTATGATTGGTATTAATACAGCAATTTTCACACAAACAG GAACATCTGCAGGTGTTGGTTTCGCCATCCCATCATCAACAGTTCTTAAAATAGCTCCTCAGTTAATTCAGTTTGGAAAA GTCCGACGCCCTGGCTTGAATGTGGAATTTGCTCCCGATCCAATCGCATATCAGCTTAATGTTCGTAATGGAGCTCTAATATTGCAG GTTCCTGGGGGCAGTACTGCAGCCAAAGTTGGTCTAATTCCTACCAGCAGGGGGTTTGCTGGTAACATTGTTCTTGGAGATATCATCGTTGCAGTAGATGGTAAACCT ATAAAAGGCAAGTCTGATCTATTGAGGGTTCTAGATGATTATGGCGTTGGAGACAAGGTGAGCTTGACAATCCAAAGAGGTGCTGAAACTCTTGAAGTAGCCTTGCCTTTAGAAGAGGCAAGCATCTGA
- the LOC102710114 gene encoding 60S ribosomal protein L34 — protein MVQRLTYRKRHSYATKSNQTRIVKTPGGRLVYQYTKKRASGPKCPVTGKKIQGIPHLRPAEYKRSRLSRNRRTVNRPYGGVLSGQAVRERIIRAFLVEEQKIVKKVLKIQKTKEKQPSK, from the exons ATGGTGCAGCGCCTGACCTACCGGAAGCGGCATAGCTACGCCACCAAGTCGAATCAGACTAGGATCGTGAAAACCCCAG GAGGGAGACTCGTTTACCAGTACACCAAGAAGAGGGCGAGCGGGCCCAAATGCCCGGTCACCGGCAAGAAGATCCAGGGG ATACCTCATCTAAGGCCTGCTGAGTACAAAAGATCCAGGCTATCCAGGAACAGGAGGACTGTCAACCGTCCATATGGTGGTGTTCTATCTGGTCAGGCTGTTAGGGAGAG GATCATCCGTGCTTTCCTTGTTGAAGAGCAAAAGATCGTGAAGAAGGTTTTGAAGATCCAAAAGACCAAGGAAAAACAACCATCCAAATGA